The Fundidesulfovibrio soli sequence TCTGCCCCTGTGTCAGCTCCGCCTGGGCCACCACGTCCTCGCGGGACATGCGGTTGATGCCCGTGATCTGAAGGTCGCGGATGGTGAAGTACTCGATGGTGGTCAGCCAGCGATACCCGGCCAGCAGGCCCACCGAAACCGCCACCATCAGCACGCAGGCCAGCACCAGGGTGCACAGCTTGGCGAACATGCCGCCCAGGAGCATGGCCTTGAAGCCCGCGCCGGACTTGCCGCGCGCCTTGTTGCCTTTGGCCTTGGCCAGGGTCAGGCGGCCTTCGCGGTTGGCCGTGCGGGATGCCGTGATCTTGGCGCGCGAGTCCTTGCCGCCACCGTAGGTGTGGGCGTTGCGGCTTCTGCTCGCGCCCAGGCCCAGGCGCGATGTGGGTCGTGCGGCCACGCTCACTGCACCACCTTCACTTCCAGCTTCAGCTCCACGCCGAAATGTTCGAGGACCGCCTGGCTGGCCTGGTCGATGAGCTCCAGCGCCGCCATGGCCGTGCCCCTGCCGTCGTTCACCAGAAAATTCGCGTGCATGCCCGAGAAGCGCATCCCGCCCAGGGCCTTGCCCTTGAAGCCCAGCTCGTCGAGCATCTTCCCGGCGCTCGCGCCCGGGGGATTCTTGAACACGCAGCCGCAGGTGGCCGCGCTCACGGGCTGGGTGGCCTTCTTGCGGGCCAGCACGTCGTCCATTGCCGCGCGCACCGCCTCGGGAGCCGCCTGGGTCAGGGCGTAGCGCGCCTCCAGCACCAGCCAGGGCTCGTCCAGGCCCAGGGGAGTGAAGCGGCGGTAGCCCGCCAGCCACTGCTCCGGCCCGATCCAGCGCAGGCCGCCCGACATGTCCCACACGCGCACGGCGTCCAGCAGTTCGGCGGTCTCGCGCCCGTAGCTGCCCGCGTTCATGGCCACGGCCCCGCCCACGGTGCCCGGGATGCCGGCCAACCCTTCCATACCGGAGAGGCCCTCACGCGCGGCCCAGCCCAGCAGCTTGGGCAGCATGAGCCCGCCCGGTGCCAGCACCAGCTCACGGCCGTCGGAGGAAAGCCCGGCGCGCACCGGGCTCCCCGCCTGGCCCAGGCTGACGACCGCGATGTCCAGGTCGCCGTCCAGGGCCAGAAGATTGCTTCCCCACCCCAGCACGAAGGGCCTGCCCGCGTGCCGGGCCAGCTCGTCCCCGAGCAGGGCCGCGTCCTCCGGGGATTCCAGGAGGATCTCGGCCTGCGCGCGGCCGCCCACCCGCAGGGTGGTGCGCTCCGCGAAGCGGGGTCCGGGCTGGATCTTAAGCGCCATGCGCCCCCTCCAGGAACTGTACGCCCACCTTCCAGACGCTGCCCGCGCCCAGGGTGATGAGCACGTCGCCGGGGCGCAGCATGGCCTGCAGGGTGTGCAGGGCCGCGTCGAAGTCCGGCACGTAGGTCACCTTGGTCTTGGAGACCTGACGGATGCCCTGGGCCAGGCTCTGGCCGGAGACGCCGGGGATGGGCTTTTCCGACGCCGGGTAGATCTCGGTGAGCACCAGCTCGTCCACTTCCTCGAAGCTCTTGCAGAAGTCGCCGAACAGGGCCTGGGTGCGGGTGAAGCGGTGCGGCTGGAAGAGCACCACGAGCCTGCGGTCCGGGTAGCAGCTCTTGGCGGTGGTCAGCGTGGCCGTGATCTCGGCCGGATGATGGCCGTAGTCGTCGATGACCAGCACGCCGTCGCGCTCGCCCTTCTTCTCGAAGCGGCGGCCCACGCCCGCGAAGTTGGCCAGCGCGGCCAGGACGGCCTTCTTCTCGAGCCCCGCCTCGATGGCCACGCCGATGGCGCCCAGGGCGTTCTGGATGTTGTGGCGGCCCGGGTGGTTCAGGGTCACCTCGCCCCAGAGCTCGCCGTCCAGGAGCACCTCGAAACGGGGGCGCGACCCGGAGTCCAGAATACGGCCGCGCAGGCGTGCCTTGGCGTCCTGCACGCCGTAGGTCAGCACCGGGCGGTTGATGCGCGGCAGGATGCGGCGCACGCCCGGGTCGTCCAGGCAGATCACGTTCATCCCGTAGAAGGGGATGGCGTTGCAGAAGCGGATGAAGCTGGCGTCGATCTCGTTCTGACCGGAGTAGAAGTCCAGATGGTCGGCGTCCACGTTGGTGACCACCGTCATCACCGGGGAGAGGCACAGGAATGAGCCGTCGGACTCGTCGGCCTCGGCGATGAGGTACTGCCCCTCGCCCAGGCGGGCGTTGGCGCCCATGGCGTTGAGCCTGCCGCCGATGATGACCGTGGGGTCGAGCCCGGCCTCGGAGAAGATGGTGGCCAAAAGCGACGTGGTCGTGGTCTTGCCGTGGGTCCCTGCCACCGCGATGCCTGAGCGCAGGCGCATCAGCTCGGCCAGCATCTCGGCCCTGGGGATCACCGGGATGCCCTTGCGGCGGGCTTCCTCAACCTCGGGGTTGGCCTCGGTGATGGCCGTGGACTTGACCAGCACGTCGGCCTGGCCCAGGTTTTCGCGGCCGTGGCCGATGGAGATTTCCGCGCCCAGGCGCTGCAGGCGCTTGACCGTGTCCGAGAGGGACATGTCGGAGCCCGTGACCTGATAGCCCAGGTTCAGGAGCACCTCTGCGATGCCGGACATGCCCGACCCGCCGATGCCCACCATGTGGATGCGGTTCACCTGGGTGCGCATGCCGCGCGCGGGGTTGCAACTCGTATCGATGTCAGCCACGTTGGTTCCTTTCATCATGCCGCCAGCCGGGTGAGCTCGCGCGCGATCACCCCGGCGGCGTCCGGTTTGGCCTGGGCGCGCGCGGCGCGGCCCATGGCCAGAAGTTTGTTCTGGTCGCCCAGCAGCCCGAGGATTGTGCCGGCCAGGAGATCGGCCGTCAGGTCCTTCTCGTCGATGACCACCGCAGCGCCCTCGCGCTCCAGCCAGGAGGCGTTCACGCGCTGGTGGTCGTGGGTGGCGTGCGGGAAGGGCACCAGCAGCGAGGGTTTGCCCATGCAGGCCAGCTCGGCCAGGGTGGAGGCCCCGGCGCGGCCGATCACCAGGTCGGCCCAGGCGTAGGCCCCGGCCATGTCCGTGATGAAGGGCTCCACACGGACGCCCGCCTGCCCGCGATAGTGCTGCGAGAAGGACTCGTAGTCGGCGGAGCCGGTCTGGTGCCAGAGCTCCACCCCTTCAGCGGCCAAACGGGGCCAGGCCGTCACCATCAGCCGGTTGACGGCCCGGGCCCCTTGGCTGCCACCCAAGACAAGAACCCTTTTTGGCACCACCCGCGAGGGCTCCGTCTCGACGTATCCCGCGATTTCGGGGCGCACCGGGTTGCCCGTGACGAGCACCTTGGAGGCCGGGAAAGCGTGGGTTTCGTCGGGATAAGTCACCATCACCTTGTCCACCACCCGGCCAAGGAAACGGTTCGTCACCCCGGGAACGCTGTTCTGTTCGTGCACGGCCGTAGGCACGCGCAGCATCCAGGCGGCCAGCACCGGGCAGAACCCGGCGTAGCCGCCGAAACCGGCCACCACCTGCGGCCTGAAATCCCTGACGATGCCCAGCGCGGTGACCAGACTCCAGGCCATCCGCAGCATGGCGGGCACCGCCTTGAGGCCCCGGCCGAGCACGCCGCGCACGGCCAGTCCCCGGAAGCTCACGCCCGCCCTGCGGGCCAGATCGCCCTCGGGGCCTTCGCCGCCCACGAAGAGGATCTCCACGCCGGGGTGCATGGCCTTCAGCTCGGCCGCCACCGCCAGCGCGGGGAAGATGTGGCCGCCGGTGCCGCCCGTGGTAACGATGGCGCGCTTCATGCGGGTTTCCTCCTCGAGAGGTTCAGGAGGATGCCGACGCATAGGAAGCCGGAAATCAGGTTTGAGCCTCCGTAGGAGAGGAAGGGCATGGCCACGCCCTTGGGCGGCACGCAGCCCATGACCACGGCCAGGTTCAGCAGGAAGCCGATGCCCAGCACCATGGCCATGCCGTAGGCGGTGAAGCGGTCGCGCAGGTCGTCCTGGGCCAGGGCGATGCGGAAGGAGCGCCACATGAGCACCCCGATCATGGCCAGGATCACGGAGACGCCGATGAAGCCCAGCTCCTCCCCGGTGACGGCCATGATGAAGTCCGTGTGCGCCTCGGGCAGGTAGAAGAGCTTCTGCTTGCCCGCGCCGAAGCCCACGCCCGTGATCTGCCCGGAGCCGAAGGCGAAGAAGGACTGCACCAGCTGGTAGCCCGTGCCCTGCGGGTCCTGGAAGGGGTCCAGGAAGGCGAACCAGCGCTTGAAGCGGTACGGCGAGTTGACCACCAGCAGCACGGCCGCGGCGGCGCCGAACAGGCCCGAGACCAGCAGGTAGATGATGCGGGTGCCGCCCACCAGGCTCATCAGGAAGAAGAGCATGCCCAGGAACACCGCGCCGCCGAAGTCCGGCTGGATGAGCAGCACCACGCCCAGGATGCCCGTGACCACCACCGGGGGGATGAAGCCCACGGAGAACGACTTCACCAGGGCCTGTTTGCTGGAGTAGAAATAGGCCAGGTAGAACACCAGCACCACCTTGGCCAGCTCCATGGGCTGGAGCAGCAGCGGCCCGATGTGCATCCAGCGCCTGGCCCCGCCCGCCTTGACCGAGAACGGCGGGATCATGGTCATGGCCAAGAGCGCCAGCACCATGAACAGCCAGAGGTACACCGGCCCGTAGAGGATCTTGCGCGGCAGCCAGGCCACGAAGAACATCAGGCACACCCCGATGCCCAGGAAGATCGCCTGCTTCTTGAAGAAGAAATATTTGTCGTGGACCATGCGCTCCGCCATGATGCCGGAGGCCGAGAGCACCATGACCACGCCGAGCCCGGCCAGGGCCACGGCGAAGGCCACCAGCCACCAGTCGAAACCGGAGCGGGGCGCCGTGATGGCCGGGGCCGCGACATGGGCCTGGGAGTGGGCGTGGGCGTGTACGCTCATTGCCTGGCCTCCGTCTCGTCGGGCAGGCCGGCCATGATCCGGGCGAAGTCCTCGCCGCGGGCCTTGTAGCCGGAGTACAGGTCGAAGCTGGCCGTGGCCGGGGAGAGCAGGATCACGTCGCCCGGCTCGCTGTTCCGGTAGAGCCTGGTCACGGCGGCCTCAAGCGTGGGCTCCCAGAACAGGGGCAGCTGCCCGCTCCAGGCGGCCTCGAAAATCTCGCGGTTGGCTCCGAACAGCCCCACCTCCACCACGCGGCCCTTGAACAGCGGCAGCACGGCCTCCAGGTCGCCGCCCTTGAACACGCCCCCGGCCAGCAGGCGCACGGGGCGGTCGAAGCTCTGCACGGCTGCGCGCATGGCGTCCACGGTGGTGGCCTTGGAGTCGTCCACGAAGAGCACGCCGCCCTTCTCGCCCAGGCTCTCCAGGCGGTGGGCCAGGGGCTTGAACGCGGCCACGGCCGCCCGGGCCTGCTCCTCGGTCACGCCCATGGCCCTGCAGGCCAGCCAGGCGGCCTCCATGTTGGCCCTGTTGTGCGCGCCGGGCAGGTGGTTCTCCGGGAAGCGGGAAGTACCCGTGAAGTAGACGCGGCGGGCCTTGGTGAACTTGCGGGCCTCGAGCTCATCCTTCATCTCCAGCGGCAGCACGGCCAGGTCGTTCTCGGTCATGCGCGTGAAGAGGTTGAGCTTGGCCGTGAGGTATTCCTCGATGTCGGCGTGGAAATCCAGGTGATTGGCCGAGAAGTTGAGCAGCACGCCCACCTTGGGGCGGAAGCTCTTCACGTTCTGCAGCTGGAAGCTGGAGACCTCCAGCACGGCCACGTCGCAGGGCTCGCCCGAGAGCAGATGCTCGGAGAGGGGCGTGCCGATGTTGCCGCCCACGAACACCCGTCGCCCGGCGTGGCGCAGGATCTCGCCGATGAGCGTGGTCGTGGTGGTCTTCCCGTTGGTGCCGGTGACGGCCACAATGGGGGCCTGGTTGAACCAGGAGGCCAGCTCCAGTTCGCTGAGCACCTGGGCGTCCGGGCAGGCCGCCAGGAACGCGGCGAGCTTGGCCACGGGCACGCCGGGGGAGAGCACCACCATCTGGGCGCCCTCGAAGTCCTCGGGCTTGTGGGGTCCGAGCCGCAGCTCCACGCCCAGGCCTTCAAGCATGGCGCGGGCCCCGGCGTCCAGGGCCTCGGGGTTGCGGTCCAGCAGGCGGACGGCGGCGCCCAGCGCGGCCAACAGGCGGGCGGCGGCCACGCCGGACACGGCGGCTCCCACCACCACGGCCTTGTGCCCGGCCAGCTGCGACTTGTGGATCAGCGCCTGCATCCCGCTACCTCAGCTTCAGCGTGCTCAAGGCCACGAAGGCCAGGAGGATGGAGAGTATCCAGAACCGGATGATGATCTTGGATTCCGGTATCCCCTTGAGTTCGAAATGATGGTGCAGCGGGGCCATGCGGAAGATGCGCTTGCCCCCCGAGAACTTGTAGTAGCCCACCTGCAGGATCACGGAGAGGGTCTCCAGCACGAAGACGCCGCCCACGATCATCAGGATGAACTCCTGCTTGCAGACCACGGCCACGAAGCCCAGCGCCCCGCCCAGGGCCAGGGAGCCCACGTCACCCATGAACACCTGCGCCGGGTAGGCGTTGAACCACAAAAACCCGAGCCCGGCCCCGGCCATGGCCGCGCAGAACACCGCGACCTCGCCCACGCCGGCAACGGGCAGCACCTGGAGGTAGCGCGCCATCTGCGCGTGGCCCGCCACGTAGACGAACAGGGCGAACATGCCCGCCGCCACCACCGTGGGGCCGATTGCCAGGCCGTCGAGCCCGTCGGTGAGGTTCACGCCGTTGGAGGCCCCCACGATCACCAGCACGGCGAAGGGCAGGTACCACCAGCCCAGGTCCGGCGAGAAGTTCTTGAAGAAGGGCACCTGGAGCTTGGTGGAGAAGTCGGGGTCCATGAGCAGCGCGCCCACGGCGATGCCGGCGATGACCAGCTGCCCGATGAGCTTGCCCCTGGCGGAAAGGCCCTTGTTGTTCTTCTTGACCACCTTCAGGTAGTCGTCGCCCAGGCCGATGAGCCCGAAGCCCACGAAGACCATGATGGCCATCCAGACGTTGGCGTTGGTCAGGTCCGCCCAGAGCAGGACCGAACCCAGGATGGAGGCGACCATCAGCAGCCCGCCCATGGTGGGGGTTCCGGCCTTGCACTGGTGGGCCTTGACGTCCTCGTGGATGTACTGGCCGCACTTGATCTTGGTCAGCCAGCGGATCATGCGCGGGCCGAACACGATGGAGATGATGAGAGCCGTGGCGAAAGCGTAGATGGCGCGGAACGTGATGTAGCGGAACACGTTCAGCACGGTCATCTGGGCGGCGAAGGGGACCAGCAGCCAGAAGATCACTTGCTTTCCCCCCCGCGGGTTGCAAGAAAACGATCCAAGAACTCCTCCATGCGCTGGGAGCGCGAGCCCTTGAAGAGCACCGCTCCCTCGTCGATATCCATGTCGCGGGCCACGCCCTCGAAATCTTCCGCGGTCTCCACCGGCACGAAGCGCCCGGCGTAGCCAGCCGAACGCAGGCCGCGCTCCACATGCCCGGCCGCGCCGCCCTTGAACACAAGCAGGTCGCAACCGCCCCTGGCGATGCACTCGCCCAGGGCCTGGTGGGCCTGGTCGGCCTCGGGGCCAAGCTCGCCCATCTCGCCCAGCACCAGCACCAGCCGCCCGCCGCCCGCCAGGGACCTGGCGGACTCGATGGCCGCCGCCATGGACAGGGGGTTGGCGTTGTAGGTGTCGTCGATGACGGCCAGCGGGCCCATGCGGCGCACATCGAAGCGTCGGCCGGGCAGCTCCGCGGCGGCGAGGCCCTCGGCGATCTGCCGGGCGTCCGCGCCCAGCACGCTGGCCGCGGCGGCGGCAGCCAGCACGTTCTCGGCCAGGTGGCCGCCGTGGCAGGAGAGCGCCACCTCCAGCTTGAGGCCCTGCAGGTTCAGGCGGTACAGGCCGCGCCCGTCCGGGTCGCAGCCGGTGAAGGAACAATAGTAGGGGGCCTCGCGGTCCCTGGTGGACATGGCCTGCACGTCGTGGCGGATCTCCCTGGCGGCGGCCCACAGCTCGGGGTAGTCGCGGTTGGCCAGGGCCACCCCGCCGGGGCGCAGGAAGTGGAACAGCCCGGCCTTGGCCCGGCCCACGCCCTCGATGCTGCCCAGGCCTTCCAGGTGGGCGGGGCCGATGTTGTGCACCACGGCAACGTCGGGCTCGCAGATGGCCCCAAGCTCTTCCATGTCGCCGGGGCGGCTGATGCCCAGCTCCAGCACCCAGAGGCGGTGCTCTTCTCCGGCGGCCAGCATGGAGAGCGGCAGGCCCAGCTGGTTGTTGAAATTGCCAGGGTTCTTGATGGAGGAGGCCATGCGCGCGGCGATGGAGGCCAGCATCTCCTTGGCGGTGGTCTTGCCCGCCGAGCCCGAGAGCGCGGCCACCACGGCGCGGGTGCGCCTGCGCCAGTGGCGGGCCAGCAGGCCCATGGCCACCAGCACGTCGGGCACCTGGAGCACGGCCGCCCTGCCCTCCGCCTCGGTCAGCGGGCGGGAGGCCAGCAGCGCGCTCGCGCCGCGCTCCACGGCCTGGGCCGCGAAGTCGTGGCCGTCGGCACGCTCGCCCTTGAGGCAGCAGAACAGCGCCCCGGGGCGCGCCTGGCGGCTGTCGCTGGTCACGAGGTCGCACACGGCGTCCGCGAAGGGGCGGATGTCGGCCTCGGCCTGCACTGCGGCCATGATTTCGCCCAGGGTGAGCCTCATGCCAGAAGCTCCTTGACCACCGCCACGTCGTTGAAGGGGTGCTTCACGTCGCCGATCTGCTGGTAGGTCTCGTGCCCCTTGCCCGCGATGAGCAGGGCGTCCGCCGGGGTGAGCAGCTCCAGGGCCATGGCGATGGCCTTGCGGCGGTCCGGGTGGGCGATGACCTGCCTGGCCCCGGACAGGCCGGGCATGGCGTCGTCCATGATGGCCTGGGGGTCTTCGTGGCGGGGATTGTCCGAGGTGAGCACGGCCACGTCGGACCAGTCCGCCACGGCCTTGGCCATAAGCGGGCGCTTGGTGCGGTCGCGGTCGCCGCCGCAGCCGAACACGGTGACGATCTTGCCGAAATCGAGCTTGCGCAGGGCCTTGAGCACGTTGACCAGGGCGTCGGGGGTGTGGGCGTAGTCCACGTAGACGTTGAGGCCCCGGCAGTTGGGCACACGCTCGAGCCTGCCCGGCGCGCCGTGGCAGGTGGCCAGGCTCGCAAGCTGCTCGGGGGTGAAGCCGATGGCCAGGCACGCGCCCTGGGCGGCCAGCAGGTTGGAGGCGTTGTGCGCCCCGGCCAGGGGGGTGGAGAAACGCCAGGAGCCGCCGACGTAGCGCATCTCCAGTTCCATGCCGTGGGCCGTGTTGCTGAGGATCACACCCTGGAGCCAGCGCTTCGAGGCGCCCGCCCCGCCCAGGCCGTAGCCCAGGGCGTCGGGCATGCTGTCCAGGAGCCTGCGCCCGTAGGGGTCGTCGCCGTTGAGCACCGCGCCGGTGGAGCTTTTGAGGTAGGCCTCGAAGAGCCTGCGCTTGGCCTTGAAATAGGTCTCCATGTCCTGGTGGTAGTCCAGGTGGTCCTGGGTCACGTTGGTCAGGGCGGCGGCGTCGAAGGTCAGGCCCTCCAGGCGGCCCTGGTCCAGGGCGTGGCTGGATGCTTCCATCACCGCGCCGGTGACGCCAGCCTGGATCATGCGGCCCAGCATGGAGTGGATGGCCAGGCAGCCTGGGGTGGTTAGGTTGGCGGGCACTGACTCGCCGGGCCAGCGGTATTCCACCGTGGAGAGCACCCCGGGCTTGCCGCCTGCCGAGGCCATCACGTGCTCCACCAGGTAGGCGATGGTGGTCTTGCCGTTGGTGCCGGTGACCCCCACCAGGGGGAAGGGCAGCTTGGCGGTGCCGTTGAAGGCGGCAGCGAGCTGGCCCAGCGCCCGGCGGGGGTTGTCGGTGAGCACCAGCTCCGCCCGCGTGCATGCGGGGAAATTCTCGGCCGAGGCGGCCACCACGTAGCCCGCGCCCTTCTCCACGGCCATGGGCACGTAATCGGCGCCGTCCTGCGCCGCGCCGGGCACGGCAACGAACACGTCGCCGGGCTCCACCAGGCGGGAGTCCGTGCGGATGGGCAGCCCCGCAGCCACGCGGTTCAGGAGGTCCGCCCAGGCGGCTGTTTCGGGCTTGTCTGTGAAGCTCATTGTCAGGATGCCTTGGCCAGCCAGAGGGTGAAAGGTTCTTTCTCGACCGCGTTCCAGGGGGTCCCGGCCGCTGGGTTCTGCTTGCCCACCACCAGCCCGCTGCCCTTGAGCGAGGGCACCACGCCCTTGGATGCCAGGATCTCGGAGGCCTTGCGCAGCGGCAGGCCCACCAGGTTGGGCACCTCGGCGCCGTTGACCGAAAGGTTCATGGGCGGGAAGGCCACTCCCAGCACCTCGGCCACGTCCGGGGCCGAGCCGGTGGGGCCCTGGGCCTGGGAACGGGCGGCCGGGGCCGGGCGCTGCTCCTGGGCCAGCTTCACGGATTCGGGCATGCGGCCCAGGTAGGAGAGGCTCTTGATGGCCACTTCCCGCACGGCGGGCGCGGCGACCACGCCGCCATAATGGTTGGGCTCGGGTTCGTCCACCATGACGAGGATCATGTATTCCGGGTCCACGGCGGGGATGAAGCCCACGAAATCCGCCAGGTACTTGTCGCCGTAGCCGCCTGTGGCCTTGGCCTTCTGGGCGGTGCCGGTCTTGCCGCCGAGCTCCAGCCCGTCGATGTGCGCCTTGACGCCGGTGCCCTTCTCCTCCTCCACGACCTCGCGCATCATCTGCTGCACGGTCCTGGCGACCTGCGGGTCGAACACGCGGACTTCGGGCCAGTAGGCGTTGTCCTGCACGGGGTCGAGCACCAGCCGCAGGGGCTTGCGCACGCCGTTGTTGGCGACGATGTGGAAGGCCTGGGCCAGCTGCACCGGGGTGACGCCGATGCCCTGGCCGAAGGAGTTGGTGGCCAGGTCCAGCTTGCTCCAGGCCGAGAGGGGACGCAGCAGGCCCTTGGCCTCGCCGGGCAGGGGCAGGCCCGTGGGCTGGCCGAAGCCGACCTTCTCGAAGTAGGCGTGCAGCCGGGGCGCGCCCAGGTCCATGCCGATCTTTGCCGCGCCGATGTTGGAGGACCAGCGCAGGATCTTGTTCACTGGCAGCACGTCGTAGGGGTGGGTGTCGCGGATGGTGGCGATGTTATGGAAGTTCCACTGCCCCTTTTCGCAGTTGTACGTGGTCTCGGGGCGGACCACCTTCTCCTGCAGCGCGGCCGCGATCAGGATGGGCTTCATGGTGGAGCCGGGCTCCAGCACGTCCAAAGCCAGGCGGTTGCGCGCGGCCTTGGGGTCGGAGTCGGACCCGCCGTTGGGGTTGAAGAAGGGGTAGTTGGCCCAGGCCAGGATCTCCGCGCTCTTGACGTGCACCACGATACAGGTGCCGGCCTTGGCCTTGTTGTCCACCACGGCCTTGGCCAGGGCCTCCTCGGCGAAGAACTGGATCTGGGAGTCGATGGAGAGGCGCACGTCCGCACCGTCGGCGTTGGCCATCTCGCGGCCCTGGGCGTCCAGGTAGAGCCTGCGGCCCGAGGCGTCGCGCTGGACCACGTACTTGGCCTTCTTGCCGGCGAGCTGGGGCTCGAAAAATTTCTCCAGGCCCTCAAGGCCCTGGTCGTCGTAGCCCACGAAGCCCAGCAGCTGCCCGGCCATCTGCTTGTTGGGGTAGGAGCGGCC is a genomic window containing:
- a CDS encoding penicillin-binding transpeptidase domain-containing protein is translated as MSRAQKQIRDFSRMRLMFVGGVFFLFWASLWVRAGFLQIVQGPQLAEQALRQHMASEYDRGKRGVILDRNGQLLAKSVEFVAVSAVPKEVKNPEEAANALAKIFGVPPKDILRKLTSHSNFVYLARRVNDRAAAQVKALNIPGVTLATEYGRSYPNKQMAGQLLGFVGYDDQGLEGLEKFFEPQLAGKKAKYVVQRDASGRRLYLDAQGREMANADGADVRLSIDSQIQFFAEEALAKAVVDNKAKAGTCIVVHVKSAEILAWANYPFFNPNGGSDSDPKAARNRLALDVLEPGSTMKPILIAAALQEKVVRPETTYNCEKGQWNFHNIATIRDTHPYDVLPVNKILRWSSNIGAAKIGMDLGAPRLHAYFEKVGFGQPTGLPLPGEAKGLLRPLSAWSKLDLATNSFGQGIGVTPVQLAQAFHIVANNGVRKPLRLVLDPVQDNAYWPEVRVFDPQVARTVQQMMREVVEEEKGTGVKAHIDGLELGGKTGTAQKAKATGGYGDKYLADFVGFIPAVDPEYMILVMVDEPEPNHYGGVVAAPAVREVAIKSLSYLGRMPESVKLAQEQRPAPAARSQAQGPTGSAPDVAEVLGVAFPPMNLSVNGAEVPNLVGLPLRKASEILASKGVVPSLKGSGLVVGKQNPAAGTPWNAVEKEPFTLWLAKAS